A single window of Acidobacteriota bacterium DNA harbors:
- the yidD gene encoding membrane protein insertion efficiency factor YidD translates to MRRVLVVTLAVLGFMWGNAGAVSRPIAGDLETILSSRAGQDASAARHESPGLTKTSELQIFGTGLIRLYQVAVSSQDVPSCRFTPSCSRFAAEAIRRGGLLKGILLGADRLSRCHRCVNQRHYPALITNGTVSDRLYDPVYRYIRPEADE, encoded by the coding sequence ATGCGGAGAGTGCTTGTCGTAACCCTGGCCGTCCTGGGTTTCATGTGGGGGAATGCGGGCGCGGTTTCCAGGCCGATTGCAGGGGATCTTGAAACCATACTCAGTTCCCGGGCCGGGCAGGACGCCTCCGCTGCCAGGCACGAGTCCCCCGGGCTCACGAAAACGTCGGAACTGCAGATCTTCGGCACCGGGCTGATAAGGCTGTATCAGGTCGCGGTGTCATCCCAGGACGTTCCGTCATGCCGGTTCACTCCCTCGTGCTCCAGGTTTGCCGCAGAGGCAATACGAAGGGGGGGGTTGCTCAAGGGCATCCTGCTGGGCGCCGACCGTCTGAGCCGCTGTCACCGATGCGTCAACCAACGGCATTACCCGGCACTGATCACAAACGGCACTGTATCTGACAGGCTGTACGACCCGGTCTACAGGTATATCCGTCCGGAAGCTGATGAATAG
- the rsxA gene encoding electron transport complex subunit RsxA gives MMDLLLLAISAIFVNNILLAQYLGNCPFCGVSKKLNTSIGMGVAVIFVVALASVFTWLVYYYVLKPYDMEFIQTLVFILIIASLVQFVEIFLKKQSKALYNALGIYLPLITTNCAVMGIALLNIKHEFNFIEMVIFSVASSAGFALAIILFAGLRERLLVSPVPRAMQGTAVALLTAGIMSLAFLGFYGMVQ, from the coding sequence CTGATGGACCTGTTGTTGCTCGCGATCAGTGCGATCTTTGTGAACAATATCCTCCTGGCCCAGTACCTCGGCAACTGCCCCTTCTGCGGCGTCTCCAAGAAGCTGAACACGTCCATCGGGATGGGGGTGGCGGTGATCTTTGTGGTGGCGCTGGCCTCGGTGTTCACGTGGCTGGTTTACTACTACGTTTTGAAACCGTACGATATGGAGTTCATCCAAACCCTCGTCTTCATTCTGATTATCGCGTCGCTCGTTCAGTTTGTGGAGATCTTTCTTAAGAAGCAGAGTAAGGCGCTGTACAACGCGTTGGGGATCTACCTGCCGCTGATCACGACGAACTGCGCCGTCATGGGCATCGCACTGCTTAATATCAAGCACGAATTCAACTTCATCGAGATGGTGATATTCTCAGTTGCCAGTTCCGCAGGTTTTGCCCTGGCGATCATACTGTTCGCCGGGCTGCGGGAGCGGCTGCTGGTCTCACCGGTCCCTCGGGCCATGCAGGGGACAGCCGTGGCGCTTCTGACGGCCGGTATCATGTCGCTGGCGTTCTTGGGCTTTTACGGTATGGTTCAGTGA
- a CDS encoding hydrolase, whose amino-acid sequence MALKAEDSVLVVIDVQGRLATLMHRKEEFFENLVKMIRGAQVLGIPILWNEQLPDKLGSTIPEIRDVLAGQAPLIKSTFSCCGSDDFARQLGSLNRNQVLLVGMETHVCVYQTARDLLAKGYEVHLVADCVSSRTPENKKIGIDAIKDCGAGITSLEMALFEMLHVAEGDEFKRIIEIVK is encoded by the coding sequence ATGGCACTTAAGGCAGAAGACTCCGTGTTGGTGGTTATCGATGTCCAGGGCAGGCTGGCCACCCTGATGCATCGGAAAGAAGAATTCTTCGAGAACCTCGTGAAAATGATCAGGGGAGCGCAGGTCCTGGGGATCCCGATTCTCTGGAACGAGCAACTCCCGGACAAGCTGGGTTCGACCATTCCGGAAATCCGGGACGTGCTGGCCGGCCAGGCACCGTTGATCAAGAGCACGTTCAGCTGCTGCGGCAGCGATGATTTCGCACGGCAACTGGGGTCGCTAAACCGCAACCAGGTCCTGCTCGTCGGCATGGAGACACACGTCTGCGTGTATCAGACGGCTCGCGACCTTCTGGCCAAAGGATACGAGGTTCATCTGGTGGCCGACTGCGTTTCCTCGCGCACTCCGGAGAACAAGAAGATCGGTATAGACGCGATCAAGGACTGCGGCGCCGGGATCACGAGCCTGGAGATGGCCCTTTTCGAGATGCTGCACGTGGCCGAAGGAGACGAGTTCAAACGGATCATTGAAATCGTCAAGTAG
- a CDS encoding FMN-binding protein: MREVIRLVVVLTVICGVSAGALTLVRQSLGSRIEQQSDFYVRGPALERLFGQPSAELLDKKVSFTSDGRTYPVFYTRDGEQITGLAVEAPGPGGYGGDVVVMIGVDLRAGQMVGMEIIQHNETPGVGSQVERPAFRKQWSGLSVSEPVQLTAQGGKIDAISGATYSSKAVINGTNAIVELLGRHRDEIMASIRTKEGQS; encoded by the coding sequence ATGCGTGAAGTAATCAGGCTAGTCGTGGTGCTCACCGTCATCTGCGGTGTCTCGGCGGGTGCTCTGACGCTTGTGCGGCAGTCACTGGGTTCTCGCATTGAGCAGCAGAGCGATTTTTATGTTCGCGGCCCGGCGCTGGAGCGCCTGTTCGGCCAACCATCGGCGGAGCTGCTTGACAAGAAGGTCAGCTTTACCTCCGACGGGCGCACGTATCCGGTTTTTTATACGCGTGACGGCGAGCAGATCACAGGGCTGGCCGTCGAGGCACCCGGCCCGGGAGGGTACGGCGGCGATGTCGTCGTCATGATTGGTGTGGACCTGCGTGCCGGGCAGATGGTAGGTATGGAGATAATCCAGCATAATGAGACGCCCGGCGTCGGCTCGCAGGTGGAAAGGCCGGCCTTCCGCAAACAGTGGAGCGGCCTGTCCGTCTCCGAGCCCGTGCAGCTGACTGCGCAAGGGGGCAAGATTGACGCCATCAGCGGTGCCACGTACTCATCGAAGGCGGTGATCAACGGAACGAACGCCATTGTCGAATTGCTGGGCCGTCACCGTGACGAGATTATGGCTTCAATACGGACGAAAGAGGGTCAATCGTAG
- a CDS encoding FAD-dependent oxidoreductase, which translates to MLESVVLLAGIGFVAAIGLGIAGIIFYVKEDPRIKGVQNILPGANCGGCGFAGCAACAEAIVRGEAEANACVVGQTEVATEVADYLGLSPVDSEPQVANPDCQGGLRASRKYDYLGFDDCRAAMLYYHGPVACEHGCMGFGTCIKACKFNAIMMGENNLPRFNPELCVGCGQCVAACPKGIISLISAKAKILHWNQYTECLSPCRQKCPAQVNIPKYIQHIRRGEYAQALLTIKESNPMPLSIGRVCPEPCALACRRTINDEPVAINYLKRFVADWEMHSGRRLRIPVAAGTGKKVAVIGGGPGGLSAAFYLKRLGHEVTIFEKKPQLGGMLRYGIPEYRLPKKILDWEIEGILQLGITATANVEFGKDFTIDFLRAEGYDAVFIAVGAWNESELKVEGRDLKGVVGGIGFLERFHTGEEVEIGNHVVVIGGGNTAIDAARSSLRLGAQTVTIVYRRSRDEMPANPAEIIAAEEENIQFQFLSAPNRVLGEDGRVAGLEVLKMRLGEPDPSGRRRPVPIEGSEEVVQCDMIVEAVGQYPDLDCLKQAGSPSLQVTKWNTIDAQEATLQTDVPYIFTGGDCFTGPGLVVEAIGAGRYAARSIHYYMMDDEIRPIRDRQREIIPDSLHKSIIGVAALPRVHEPIVTLEDRLGTFKEVEGTIDEEDARYEATRCLNCGIFCYDHDQEVERLAQLEAAETT; encoded by the coding sequence ATGCTGGAGTCAGTTGTACTCCTTGCGGGAATTGGATTTGTAGCGGCGATTGGTCTGGGCATTGCCGGGATAATCTTCTACGTCAAGGAAGATCCTCGCATAAAGGGCGTTCAGAACATCCTCCCCGGCGCCAACTGCGGAGGTTGCGGGTTTGCGGGTTGCGCGGCTTGCGCCGAGGCCATTGTCAGGGGGGAAGCTGAGGCAAACGCCTGCGTCGTGGGCCAGACGGAGGTCGCCACGGAAGTCGCGGATTATCTTGGTCTGTCTCCGGTCGACTCGGAACCGCAGGTGGCCAATCCCGACTGCCAGGGCGGGCTCCGCGCCTCCAGAAAGTACGACTACCTGGGCTTCGACGACTGCCGGGCCGCCATGTTGTACTACCACGGGCCGGTGGCGTGTGAGCATGGCTGCATGGGCTTCGGAACCTGCATCAAGGCGTGCAAGTTCAACGCCATTATGATGGGCGAGAACAACCTGCCACGGTTCAATCCGGAACTGTGCGTGGGCTGCGGCCAGTGCGTGGCGGCCTGCCCCAAGGGCATCATCTCACTCATCTCCGCCAAGGCCAAGATCCTGCACTGGAATCAGTACACCGAGTGCCTGTCTCCCTGCCGACAGAAGTGCCCGGCTCAGGTCAACATCCCGAAGTATATCCAGCATATCAGACGCGGTGAATACGCTCAGGCCCTGCTGACAATCAAGGAAAGCAACCCTATGCCGTTAAGCATCGGGCGGGTCTGCCCCGAACCGTGCGCCCTGGCCTGCCGGCGTACCATCAATGACGAACCCGTGGCTATCAACTACCTCAAGCGGTTTGTCGCCGACTGGGAGATGCACTCCGGCCGTCGTCTCCGCATTCCCGTGGCGGCCGGCACGGGCAAGAAGGTGGCCGTGATCGGGGGCGGCCCGGGCGGTCTCTCGGCCGCGTTCTATCTCAAGCGCCTCGGCCATGAGGTGACAATCTTCGAAAAAAAGCCCCAACTCGGAGGCATGTTGCGTTACGGCATTCCCGAGTACCGGCTGCCCAAGAAGATTCTCGACTGGGAGATCGAAGGTATCCTCCAGTTGGGAATCACCGCCACTGCCAACGTGGAGTTCGGCAAGGACTTCACGATTGATTTCCTGCGCGCCGAGGGGTATGACGCCGTTTTCATCGCGGTCGGGGCCTGGAACGAGTCTGAACTGAAGGTCGAGGGCCGCGATCTGAAGGGTGTGGTCGGCGGCATCGGGTTTCTCGAGCGGTTCCACACCGGTGAAGAGGTTGAGATCGGCAATCACGTGGTTGTGATAGGCGGTGGCAATACGGCTATTGACGCTGCGCGCAGTTCCCTGCGGCTGGGTGCACAGACCGTCACCATCGTGTATCGCCGGTCGAGGGACGAAATGCCCGCCAATCCTGCCGAGATCATTGCCGCTGAAGAAGAGAACATTCAGTTCCAGTTCCTGAGTGCTCCCAACCGTGTGCTTGGTGAGGACGGCCGGGTAGCGGGCCTGGAAGTCCTGAAAATGCGCCTGGGCGAGCCCGATCCCAGCGGCCGGCGAAGGCCCGTCCCGATTGAGGGGTCAGAAGAAGTTGTCCAGTGCGATATGATCGTCGAGGCCGTCGGCCAGTACCCGGATCTGGACTGCCTCAAGCAAGCGGGATCGCCCAGTCTCCAGGTCACCAAGTGGAACACGATTGACGCGCAGGAAGCGACCCTGCAGACGGACGTTCCCTACATCTTTACCGGCGGTGACTGCTTCACCGGTCCGGGTCTCGTGGTGGAGGCCATAGGCGCCGGGCGCTATGCCGCGCGTTCCATCCACTACTACATGATGGATGACGAGATTCGGCCGATTCGGGATCGTCAGCGCGAGATCATTCCGGACTCGCTGCACAAGTCAATTATCGGTGTTGCAGCCTTGCCCCGCGTCCATGAACCGATAGTCACACTTGAAGACCGGCTGGGAACATTCAAGGAGGTGGAGGGGACCATCGACGAGGAGGATGCCCGGTACGAAGCCACGCGGTGCCTGAACTGCGGCATCTTTTGTTACGATCACGACCAGGAGGTCGAGCGACTGGCCCAACTGGAGGCGGCCGAAACGACTTAG
- a CDS encoding NAD(P)-dependent oxidoreductase, with protein sequence MDTNLPGIIVTGASGFIGRHFLEAVAGKFRLFCLARRSQKEAGIPRDDNIRWTQVDIAKWDTLREVVQCVKTNGGADFVLHLAGYYDFSNADNPEYERTNVNGTRNVLKLAKQIGTRRFIFASSLAACTFPRDGGVVNEESAPDATFPYASSKRLGEEMMQEYSEWFPCTTVRLAAIYSDWCEYPPVYVFLGTWLSGRWNSRILGGRGMSAVTYLHIQDLIRFFLKIIDQTDRLPRMCTLVASPNGFTTHHELFKTATRYFYGRDIRPIRMPKVLATPGMVLRHAIGKLFGRPPFERLWMVAYIDKKLNVDASGTHADLGWQPTARHGILRRLLFLMENMKNHPDGWHLRNEAVLRRVTERPNLTIYELLIESREALIDEMLKFILAPANAGRLNRYQRMDKDLLKWYVTLVYQLVATVVRTRDRTLMRNYAEVIAYRRFVEGFEVREVCDFLMSIGDMMREALEPRSELRDMPQRVYDHITMTFQLAVDEIEDSYEFLAAQTPEYLQRLREVPLPTHSGDLERIVHQLEDICQDMFEDRLSTEARKLRGAPLSRSDTPHYHDL encoded by the coding sequence ATGGATACGAATCTACCCGGGATCATAGTTACGGGCGCGTCCGGTTTCATCGGGCGGCACTTTCTGGAGGCGGTGGCCGGTAAATTCCGTCTCTTCTGCCTGGCGCGCCGTTCGCAAAAGGAAGCGGGTATTCCCAGGGATGACAACATCCGCTGGACCCAGGTCGACATCGCCAAATGGGACACTCTCAGAGAGGTCGTGCAATGCGTGAAGACCAACGGGGGTGCGGATTTCGTCCTGCACCTGGCCGGCTACTATGACTTCAGCAACGCCGACAACCCGGAATACGAACGGACCAACGTCAACGGCACGCGCAACGTCCTGAAGCTGGCAAAACAGATCGGCACGCGCCGTTTCATCTTCGCCAGTTCCCTGGCGGCCTGTACGTTTCCGCGTGACGGCGGGGTGGTCAACGAAGAGAGTGCGCCAGACGCCACTTTTCCGTATGCGTCCAGCAAACGGCTGGGCGAAGAGATGATGCAGGAGTACTCCGAGTGGTTTCCGTGCACGACCGTCCGTTTGGCCGCAATCTACAGCGACTGGTGCGAGTATCCTCCGGTATACGTGTTTCTCGGTACCTGGCTGTCCGGCCGCTGGAATTCGCGCATCCTCGGCGGCCGGGGAATGTCCGCCGTGACGTATCTTCACATCCAGGACCTGATCAGGTTCTTTCTAAAGATAATCGACCAGACCGATCGCTTGCCGCGGATGTGCACCCTGGTGGCAAGCCCGAACGGATTCACGACTCATCACGAGCTTTTCAAAACGGCCACGCGGTATTTCTACGGCCGGGACATCCGGCCGATTCGCATGCCTAAGGTCCTGGCCACGCCGGGCATGGTCTTGCGCCATGCCATAGGGAAGCTCTTCGGCAGGCCGCCGTTCGAGCGCCTGTGGATGGTGGCGTACATTGACAAGAAACTGAACGTCGACGCCTCAGGAACGCACGCCGACCTCGGCTGGCAGCCGACCGCCCGGCACGGCATTCTCCGGCGCCTGCTGTTCCTGATGGAAAACATGAAGAATCACCCCGACGGCTGGCATTTGCGGAACGAAGCCGTGCTGCGGCGGGTGACCGAGCGGCCGAATCTCACCATTTACGAACTGCTTATCGAGTCCCGCGAGGCGCTCATTGATGAAATGCTCAAGTTCATCCTGGCCCCCGCCAACGCCGGGCGGCTCAACCGCTACCAGAGGATGGATAAGGACCTGCTCAAGTGGTACGTCACCCTCGTGTACCAGCTGGTGGCTACGGTCGTGCGAACCCGCGACCGGACGCTGATGCGCAATTACGCCGAGGTCATAGCGTATCGCCGGTTCGTGGAAGGATTCGAGGTTCGCGAGGTTTGTGACTTTCTCATGTCTATAGGTGACATGATGCGTGAGGCACTGGAGCCACGGTCCGAGCTCAGGGACATGCCGCAACGGGTGTACGACCACATCACCATGACTTTCCAATTGGCGGTGGACGAGATCGAGGACTCTTACGAGTTCCTGGCTGCCCAGACACCTGAATACCTGCAGCGGCTCAGGGAAGTGCCGTTACCGACACACAGCGGCGATCTCGAGCGCATTGTCCATCAACTGGAGGACATCTGCCAGGACATGTTCGAGGACCGGCTGAGCACGGAGGCCCGCAAGCTCCGGGGCGCGCCCCTCTCCCGCAGTGACACCCCGCATTATCATGATCTGTAG
- a CDS encoding electron transport complex subunit E: MSLRKVLFHGFWKDLPPFRLVLGLCPSLAVTSSAENGLGMGLAATFVLVFSNLFISVLRKMIPDKVRIASYIVVIATLTVLVEMAMKAYFFPLSQQLGIYIPLIVVNCIILGRAEAYASKNPPHLSIVDGISIGLGFTISLTVVGSIREILGAGQWFGTYVLWDSYEPFEFMIKAPGAFICLGVLLGLMNAYSRMRGETFIQS, from the coding sequence ATGAGTTTACGGAAGGTACTGTTTCACGGGTTCTGGAAAGACCTGCCGCCGTTTCGTCTGGTCCTGGGTCTGTGCCCGTCTCTGGCCGTGACTTCATCGGCCGAGAACGGTCTGGGTATGGGACTGGCGGCGACGTTCGTGCTCGTCTTTTCCAATCTGTTTATCTCCGTGCTGCGCAAAATGATCCCGGACAAGGTACGCATTGCCAGTTACATCGTGGTTATCGCCACCCTGACTGTTCTCGTGGAGATGGCGATGAAGGCGTACTTCTTCCCGCTTTCGCAGCAGTTGGGAATTTACATTCCCCTGATCGTCGTTAACTGCATTATTCTCGGCCGGGCGGAAGCGTACGCCTCGAAGAACCCGCCTCACCTCTCGATTGTTGATGGCATCAGCATCGGGTTGGGTTTCACGATTTCGCTGACGGTGGTCGGATCGATCCGTGAGATTCTGGGTGCCGGGCAGTGGTTTGGCACGTACGTTCTCTGGGACAGCTACGAGCCGTTTGAGTTCATGATCAAGGCCCCGGGTGCCTTTATCTGCCTGGGCGTGCTGTTGGGTCTGATGAACGCATACAGCCGCATGCGCGGTGAAACCTTCATACAGTCGTAG